A region from the Acidobacteriota bacterium genome encodes:
- a CDS encoding RsmE family RNA methyltransferase, producing the protein MITLVVPPGELTRQSLEVAGDSYRHLFRSRRLARGAELRLVDGEGQARSGEVVEIGRRSARVELGPDLPARDPRRRVRLLVAPPRSTRASWLVEKATELGVAEIFWLNAERSPREMGDGGLERLRRVAVAALEQCHGARLPQLAGPFALDRLGSLLEGCPHRFYLHPEASSQGLPRMPEATDAAAFAIGPEGGWTDAETAALEAAGCLPRGLGERVLRVETAAVAVASLALLQLD; encoded by the coding sequence GTGATCACCCTGGTGGTTCCTCCCGGGGAGCTGACTCGGCAGTCTTTGGAGGTAGCCGGCGACAGCTACCGGCATCTCTTCCGTTCTCGCCGTCTGGCCCGCGGTGCCGAGCTGCGGTTGGTGGATGGCGAGGGGCAAGCCCGCAGCGGCGAGGTGGTGGAGATCGGGCGACGGAGCGCTCGGGTCGAGCTCGGCCCGGATCTGCCCGCCCGGGATCCTCGCCGCCGGGTGCGGCTGCTGGTCGCGCCGCCGCGATCTACCCGGGCGTCGTGGCTGGTGGAGAAAGCCACGGAGCTGGGGGTGGCGGAGATTTTTTGGCTCAATGCCGAGCGGAGCCCGCGGGAGATGGGAGACGGCGGGCTGGAACGACTGCGGCGGGTGGCGGTGGCGGCGCTGGAACAATGTCACGGAGCGCGGCTCCCCCAGCTCGCCGGCCCATTTGCCTTGGACCGATTGGGGTCCCTCCTGGAGGGTTGCCCCCATCGCTTTTACCTGCATCCGGAAGCCTCTTCCCAGGGGCTGCCGAGAATGCCCGAAGCTACTGACGCCGCCGCCTTCGCCATTGGACCGGAAGGCGGCTGGACCGACGCCGAGACGGCTGCTTTGGAGGCCGCGGGGTGTCTTCCCCGGGGTCTCGGAGAGCGGGTTTTGCGAGTCGAAACCGCGGCCGTCGCGGTGGCTTCTCTGGCCTTGTTACAACTAGATTGA